One stretch of Algiphilus sp. DNA includes these proteins:
- a CDS encoding dodecin has translation MAQDHTYKITELVGSSQDSIDDAVRKGVARAAKSVHNMKWFEVTEIRGHIEGDRVGHWQVSMKIGFTVDD, from the coding sequence ATGGCACAGGACCACACCTACAAGATCACCGAGCTGGTCGGTTCATCCCAGGACAGCATCGACGACGCTGTGCGCAAGGGCGTCGCCCGTGCCGCGAAGTCGGTGCACAACATGAAATGGTTCGAGGTGACCGAGATCCGCGGCCACATCGAGGGCGACCGCGTCGGGCACTGGCAGGTATCGATGAAGATCGGGTTCACGGTCGACGACTGA